DNA from Coffea arabica cultivar ET-39 chromosome 10c, Coffea Arabica ET-39 HiFi, whole genome shotgun sequence:
GTagtaattgaaaaattaaaattgagtACTTTAAGTTAAATATATAACTCAGTCGATGGTTTCTCTTAAATTACCGGTGCCTAATGCATACCCAATATGTGTGCaatcaaaaaaatatatttacagtCATatgttttaaataaaatttttattactgaagcaaattttaatcttttaaatatttttcataaaataattttatattgaTAGTTATAAATTATAACTTATAATGTTTAGGGGTAGTTATGTTgaacatatatttaaatagttaaaagtaaaaataattatgaataattatagataattaaaataaaaataatttttataagaATAAAAGAGAGAGTTTATAAAGCCGCAATGTTAACTTCAAAGCCTTTTCATATACTATAGATATAACTCTCAGCGTAAGGGTGTCGGCGTACACTATACACAACTACACAACCGTCAAATAACAGGCAAAACCGCGCCATTTACAGCTAATCCCATCTTTCCACAAAAAGTAAGTCATTTCTCCTCCCAATTTCTTCCATCCTCCcccaatttcattcatttttctacTGAACAAGAAATCAAGTCCAACGCCATCGTTGTCAGGGCAGATCTAAACAAATGCGGATGAGGTTGATTTAGTTGCTTTTATCAGGTACCAATTAATTAATCATTTTCGACCCAGATATAAATCTTTCGGATTGGTTGAATAAAATTTATGCATGCTGAATATGAAGAATTCCTGAATAATAGTAGCTAATTGGTTTAGGTGTTTAGGGTTTAAGAATTATGGCAATGGCAATGTCAAGGAGGCCGATAAATCCATCTAGACGAGTTGCAGATATTGGAGGAGCTTCTCCAGTTCCAACCTCACTTCATTCGAAATCTCGATCTTCACCATTTCTATCTCTTGGACTTATTGTCGTGGTAATGTTTATGCTAGATTCATTGTTAATTCTCCATAAATACTTTACTTAGTCTCATTTCttgttaaatttgatttttattttcagGGAGCAATCCTTCTTATTGGCTATTTTTATCGTGGCTCAGGTCCGTTCGACTCAGTTTCCATTTGTAACTACTTGGTATTTTCTTTAGTTGATAATTTTTGCGTATAAATTCACCATCCCATAGCCAAAGTAGCTAAGTtttatttggaaagaaaaaatatgGAGAATGGTGCAGACTTTGGCAGGCCAGATTATACTTCCCTAGCCAGTAGCTGGAACTTATGCTGATTGAAAATCTTGATAGAGTAAGGAATCAATATAATTAAGCGTTATTACTATCAAATAAACAAGTGTGGTTTCTGACCTTTCTGATATCAGTGACTGTTAAAATGTGGTATTTTGTGATTTCCTCTAAAGGCAGAGTGAAATGCCTATACCCTAATTGGAATTCATGAGTCTGTCGTAGTACTAAACCTGGAGATGATTaatacaaattcaaatcaatcagGGGTTTCTTAGAATAAGTGAATAAGTGACCTTTGTTAAGGGCACTATACCTTGGACACAAAAGTCAATGCTAATCACTTTTCATCACACACTTCAGTTTTCCTCTTCCTAAATGCTTGGACACAAAAGTACTGTGTTAGAGTCAATGAGCATCTTTTCTTCTTTATGTATCCATATTATTCCTGAGAGCTCTCCCTCATCCATTTCTTGTCTAACATTTGAAATTAATTGTATGTTGCATCCTATTTCCTTATTGAATTTTAACTATATTGCTAAGCATGCCCCTGATACAAACACAACGTAtgttttgtttttctcctttATTTAAATGTGGAACATTAATTTGTTTCCACTATAAGAAATTGTGCCTGATTTTATGGGTTTCGATAGTAAGCTGGAGTATCTACTCTGATGTAGACTATGGAAGGTGCAACTATCTAAGTTGGTACTTGGTTTGCAAAGTTATTTTGACTTTGCAAAGTTATTTGTTTCCACTATGAGAAATTGTGTCTGATTTGATGGGTTTCGATAGTTACTTGGAGTATCTACTATGATGTAGACTATGGAAGGCACAACTATCTAAGTTGGTACTTGGTTTGCAAAGTTATTTTGACTTGCTGCATTTACTACCCACTTGTCTATTCACTGAGAACCTATTTTGCCTGACAGGTGGCTTTGGTCATATAGGAGCTGTCAGCAGGGTTCAAGGTAATTCATCtctgattcattcacttgagTTCTGGCTTTATTTGTGTGTCCTGTATAACTTTTTCAATTTGCCAGTCTTGCTGGTTGATACATGGAAGTTAAATGTAGACTTGGCTTACATTATTGACGAGAGTTGAAAGCTTTGGTTGAGACTAGAATTTTGAATTGTCTGTCTCCTAATTCCTAGAAGATCTCGGGGTTATGAAATGGATCTAAAATATGTAAATGGCTCCTTGTTTTGTGCTTGAGGTCCTTGAGTTGTCATCTGATGTTAAATCATGAACCATGAAAATTTTGAGTTCTAGACCTGCTTCTTGTTGGTAACTAACTAGATGATGGGCCGTCTTTATTTTGGGTAAACATTTATACAAttaaacatgtgaaatgatATTGGGAGTGATGCTCTTCAACAACAGAAAATATGCAAGATTGGTTCATTAACTACGAAAACTGTAGCCATAGTGGAGATCTGAGCTTTGCATAATATAAAAACTGCCTAAGTTGTTGAGCTATCATAACAGTTAATCATTTTATCACTTATGCAATTCTCTTGTGATTCACACTATTTAGCATGTTGACtgattaaattttatttttgatgcTTAGAGGTGGAGACCCCTATCTGAAATTAATATAGATGTCAGTGTTTGACATGCAGTCTTCCATTTAAAAATCTTGGACTTCTTTATTATGTGCAGGGGATTTCTCATGTACTACAGAGGTTCAACAGGCGATTCCTTTTCTGAAGAAAGCATATGGTGACAGCATGCGCAAGGTGTTGCATATTGGTCCAGATACTTGTTCGGTAGTTTCCGCACTATTAAGAGAGGAGGATACTGAAGCTTGGGGACTGGAGCCATATGATATAGAGGATGCTGATCACAGTTGCAAGAGTCTTGTACATAAGGGTCTTGTTCGTGTGGCTGATATCAAGTTTTCTCTTCCATACAGGGCAAAATCATTTTCTGTTGTGATTGTCTCAGATGCACTGGATTATTTGTCCCCAAAGTATCTGAATAAAACCCTTCCTGAATTGGCAAGGGTTTCAGCTGATGGACTTGTTATTTTCACTGGTAAGTTGAGGTTCTGCTAGATTTCGCTAGTTCCATAGAATTGTTAAATGTTCTGGGAAAGGTCCTTTTTTACTTTTCTACTAAGTTCCCCTTATATTGTTTTTCATCTACCTTTATTATGCTTTACTTTTTACCTTTCCTTTTAGATTGTAAGAAATCTTAATCCTTTTAGGTGAGAATTTTGTGATCCTTGGGAATAATTGGGATAGAAACCAAATGCTGCGATATTGTGCTTATTAGATGAATACAAAATCTGCtatcttttaatttattttgagattttttgCTGAAATCGAAGTCAGTATTTCTTTTCAAGAAGTTTTCTGCAAATATTTTGTTGCCTTTGCTGGTCGTTGGTTGGGATTGTTGCTATTGCTGTCTTTCCTCCTATGTTGATCGTTGTTTAGAAAGATGCAGAAAACAGTCTCATTGCCACTGTCAGTGGAGCATAATTGCCATTATGTTTTATGGAATTAAAGAAACATTACATCAGTTCCGGCAAAGTGCATGCAATTATTTGGGATTGGAAAAGAGAAAGCAGGCTGTGAGACATTTTATGATGACACATATTATCTAACTCTCCACCTGGCTGCATCAGTATTCCCTATTTCTTATATAATCTGATTTTACAACATATCAGGTTTTCCACAGCATCACAAAGCAAAGCCCACGGATAAATCCAAATTAGGGCGATCTGTAAGTATCTTTGTATCCTATGCTACATTTGTTTTAGTATTCATTGTTGTCTATTTTGCTTATGTTCACcttttggaaataaaatccataGTGTCTAAAGTTTACACAACAGAAGGTCATATTCTTTCTGATCAATGTTTGAGCATGTTAATATCGTCTCACACTTGAAGCTTTTTTCAATTAATATCATTGTTATCAATTTTTGGTTGTGTTATTTTTTTCTCTCATGCAAATTATTCCGAGTCATATCCTGATTTCTCAGGGTTTTATAGTATGTTGGCCATAATGTTCATCTGTGCAAATTCAGGTAGATTTTCAGAAACGGCACCATCTGTACAAGTCTTTTTGTTTGTTATGATTGCTGGTTAAGGCTTCAGGTTTAAATAATGTTGTCGCAACACAGATAGAAGCATACAAAATGTGTGTAAGAGTAAAACTGAATATGAGTAGAGAGTTAAGTCTGGAAAATGGTCTTCTGGGCTTGACATATCTAAATGGATTATTAATTTCCTGGGGGAACCACTAAGGTGCTGAATCGCTGGACAATAGCAAATATAAAACAGTGAAAAACGATGTGATTATACAAGGgcatcaaaaagagaaactaaagacAGTGACTTTGAGCCACCTAATTCCCTCCCTTTGAGGATTACAGAAACAATTGAAAGCTTCTTCAATCTTGTTACGCTTGAAGAACGCAGGCATGTATCATTGAAATTTCAAACATAACATACTTACTAGTTCTTCTCTTTTGCTGGCACAACGCTTACTTTCTCTTATGGAGAAATAAGTATCACAATTCATGAtttgttttcaaattttgtgtGATGATTTATGTTTAAAATTAGGGACATAACATACTCCAATATATTTTATCTTCTTACTGAGAAAATATTTTATACCTCGTGATGTTGAATCATCAACTTAGGGCTGAAAGAATTTTTCCCCCActcttatgattttttttttgggggctgTTGGGCATGGGGTGGTTAATAGGCTAAACTAAGGAGCGCAACCTGGTGGGTTCGACATTTTGTTCAGACaagtttggaagaaaatgaagctGCCGTGAAAAAGTTTGAACAAGCTGCGTTGAGAAGATCTTACAAGCCAAGTTGCCAAATATTTCACTTGAAGTcatatcaataaagttttggagTTTTGTCAGCTGAAGTGCCTTTCCAGTTTCCTCGACCCTTAAGTTACAACATTTATTTAGTTCCAAAAGGCCATTGGACCAGTAACTCTTAGAATCGATTTAAACGGTTGAGATCTTTGGGGCATTTATGGACAAAATAGGCCTCTGCTTCGTGATGAAGAGGTTGGATTTCGGCGGATTATTGATCAATTGTAAGCGGGAAATGTAGCTAACATCTGGTAATGCGTACCTATTACTAGATTTCGATGATTAAAGCAGCTTCCTATAGCTTCTCATTACAATGGGCAATGGTCGGATGAGAACATCACGGTCATTGTTCAAAGCATAATCAAATGTTACTGCAGTAATATTAACTGAAAATTGACAGAATCTCTTTTCTTTCTGGTCCTGAAACGGTGTAAAGGATGTTGATTTTTTTACAATGTTCTTCCTTTCATGGATTCTCTTTTGCCGGAATCTACTACAAAATACGAGCCATTGTGAAGTCAGTATTTGTTTACGTACGGGAGGGACATCTAACATGTTTTACAGCATCCATCTTGTCTATAATCTAGcagaaacacacacacacacatatggtaaaaatattttcttcGGCAGTTCTATTAGAAATGCTAGAGAGCCTATTGATATTACTGCCTGAATTTGGTTGTAATCCTCATTTGGATTCCTGTAGTTCTTGATTAACAAtaatgttataactaaaaaaaaaaaaaagattaacatGAGTGTTATCATAGCACAGGACATATGGTTAGGGACATTGATAACTGACCCGAAAGGGCTCCAAAAAGCTTATGACATATACTCAGGAACATTGATAACTAATCCGAAAAGGCTCTAAACAGTTTATGCTTGGGAGAAAGGGTAAATGGATCCGGCCATTTCTTCTCTCTCGTTGCAATTCAGAGAAATTATCTTTAAATTCCAGATAAATGACTGTCTCCTCTTTAAATGATGAGCGACCATATTGTCAACCCATGTTACTGTTCTTCTTGTGCTACTGCTCTCTTTTATGCTAACATTGAATGGATTGAAGTGCCCTCCATGGATGACTTTCACACTGATATGACTTTTCACGTTGATGAGCCACAGAGGCTGGACCTTGCAGCCGTTGTTGGGTCTGATGTGTTGATTATGCTTCGGTGGGGTGGACAGGCATCGCAATTGTCAGCAAGAAACACCACTAAGCTAAAATTCAACACATTTGTCCCTCACATCATGGACTAAATTATCCGTCAACTCCAAATTAAAAAGATGGGGTGATTATTGTGACTAAAGTAAACAACTGAGTTCTTGTGTTTATGCTAGTTATGATATCTTTGACCTacccagagagagagagagagaaaaaaagaatagtATAGTTTAGAATTTGTGAGTGAGCCTTAATTTAGTAGTACATTTGATGCATGCAACTTTTAATGCTTTAGGAACGAAGCGAATACTGTCAGTTTAATAAGAGTAGGGAAATGGTTAGTCTTACTCATCGAGTACGTACGAGTATTTGATTGTCATATTCTCCATTTTCCTTTCCCGGTTTCATCATTCCTCTCccattttccttacttttcatATACTGATGGTTGAAGAAAGAACACCAATGCAATGGAGCCATCAAGCCATCAAGAAAAAGATGTTTGAGCTGTAAGTTCAGCTAGTCAAGTTTACGCTTCATTACTGCCATGTAGATGAAAGACAGGATCCAATTATTGGTTCCATTTGAGCAGCAGAAATTTTATCCACTTACCGCCAATATTATTGAATCTCTGATAGGCCACTCACCCCTTTTGCTTTAAACTGAAATTACACAAAGCACAGCTGATCTTTTGTACTTCTGCTTCCGTGTTTGCCATTTTGGTGAAGGGTTGCGTGGAGGGCGATGGAAGTCAAGTGAAACATGCAACGCATTAAATTTTGGATAGCTAGAGAGAATTTTTGAGTTTCATTATTAACTTCTAGATATATGCTTTCTTTTTATCACATTTCCATGCATGATGATGGTCGACTTGTAAGCTGGTGAAAAAGAAGAACTGGAATTGACAGCCTCCTCTGCCTACTACTCCCAGTCCCAGTTCAAGTTCATCATCAAGTCTTCTATTGCGATTTTTCTGTTCTCACACATGGATGCTGCAGCAAATTGACTGAAATGTACTTTTGGACGGATTGAATACCACCAAAGTCCTACTATATAGTGTGTGTCTTTCATCTTTTTTGACTTTGCGTTTTCCTGATTGTCCTGGTTGAAGCTGTGACCAGTCATGCGTTCCACTTGcagattattatttttat
Protein-coding regions in this window:
- the LOC113714769 gene encoding probable pectin methylesterase CGR2 isoform X2, with the protein product MAMAMSRRPINPSRRVADIGGASPVPTSLHSKSRSSPFLSLGLIVVGAILLIGYFYRGSGGFGHIGAVSRVQGDFSCTTEVQQAIPFLKKAYGDSMRKVLHIGPDTCSVVSALLREEDTEAWGLEPYDIEDADHSCKSLVHKGLVRVADIKFSLPYRAKSFSVVIVSDALDYLSPKYLNKTLPELARVSADGLVIFTGFPQHHKAKPTDKSKLGRSKQLKASSILLRLKNAGMYH
- the LOC113714769 gene encoding probable pectin methylesterase CGR3 isoform X1, whose translation is MAMAMSRRPINPSRRVADIGGASPVPTSLHSKSRSSPFLSLGLIVVGAILLIGYFYRGSGGFGHIGAVSRVQGDFSCTTEVQQAIPFLKKAYGDSMRKVLHIGPDTCSVVSALLREEDTEAWGLEPYDIEDADHSCKSLVHKGLVRVADIKFSLPYRAKSFSVVIVSDALDYLSPKYLNKTLPELARVSADGLVIFTGFPQHHKAKPTDKSKLGRSAKLRSATWWVRHFVQTSLEENEAAVKKFEQAALRRSYKPSCQIFHLKSYQ